One genomic window of Medicago truncatula cultivar Jemalong A17 chromosome 1, MtrunA17r5.0-ANR, whole genome shotgun sequence includes the following:
- the LOC11428339 gene encoding protein CLP1 homolog — protein sequence MAYGGAGPAVTSSNSTPTIKQVKLEKECELRIEVSDSPLRLRLLNGNAEIFGTELPPEIWLNFPPRLKFAVFTWYGATIEMDGTPETGYTADETPMVSYVNVHAILEGRRDRAKKSPSDDSVLSQGPRVIVVGPSDSGKTTLSRMLLSWAAKQGWKPTFVDLDIGQGSITVPGCIAATPIEMPIDPVEGIPLEMPLVYFYGHTSPSNNVELYKVLVKELAGILERQFAGNAESRAAGMVLNTMGWIEGLGYDMLLHAIRTFKANVVLVLGQEKLCSLLRDVLKGEPKVDVVKLQRSGGVVSRPVKFRQRSRSNRIREYFYGLTNDLSPHSNISNFGDLFVYRVGGGPQAPRSALPIGAEPAADPTRVVAVNINRDLLHAVLAVSFAKEPDEIISSNVAGFIYVTDIDIQRKKITYLTPSAGELPSKYLILGTLTWLET from the exons ATGGCGTATGGCGGTGCAGGTCCCGCTGTTACTAGTTCAAATTCGACACCGACAATTAAGCAAGTGAAATTGGAAAAAGAATGCGAATTGAGAATTGAAGTCTCCGACTCACCTCTTCGTCTTCGACTCCTTAATGGAAACGCTGAGATTTTTGGTACCGAGCTTCCACCTGAAATCTGGCTCAATTTTCCTCCTAGACTCAAGTTCGCC GTTTTTACTTGGTATGGTGCTACCATTGAAATGGATGGTACTCCTGAAACTGGTTATACTGCGGATGAG ACACCAATGGTTAGTTAtgtaaatgtgcatgctattttagaaggaagaagagatcGCGCTAAGAAATCACCTTCAGACGACTCTGTATTATCTCAG GGTCCTAGGGTGATTGTTGTTGGACCTTCAGATTCTGGAAAGACTACCTTGTCAAGGATGCTTCTTAGTTGGGCAGCTAAACAAGGTTGGAAGCCCACCTTTGTTGACTTGGATATTGGCCAAGGGTCTATAACAGTTCCTGGATGCATTGCTGCCACTCCAATTGAAATGCCCATCGATCCGGTGGAGGGAATTCCTCTTGAAATGCCTCTTGTTTACTTTTATGGACACACATCTCCAAG tAATAATGTAGAATTGTATAAAGTGCTTGTCAAGGAGCTCGCGGGGATACTGGAGAGACAATTTGCTGGCAATGCTGAGTCCAGAGCTGCTGGAATGGTGTTAAATACCATGGGATGGATAGAAGGACTGGGCTATGAT ATGCTATTGCATGCAATCCGTACATTCAAGGCCaatgttgttttggttttgggcCAG GAAAAACTGTGCAGTTTGCTCAGAGACGTGCTTAAGGGTGAGCCTAAAGTAGATGTTGTGAAACTTCAGAGGTCGGGTGGAGTTGTATCTAGGCCTGTGAAGTTCCGTCAGAGGTCCAGAAGTAATAGGATAAGG GAATACTTTTATGGTCTTACAAATGATCTTTCTCCTCATTCGaatatttcaaattttggtGACTTGTTTGTTTATCGAGTTGGTGGTGGGCCACAAGCTCCACGCTCAGCGTTGCCAATTGGAGCAGAACCTGCTGCAGATCCAACGAGAGTTGTAGCTGTGAATATAAATCGAGATTTGCTCCATGCAGTCCTTGCTGTCTCATTTGCCAAGGAACCTGATGAGATCATTTCAAG
- the LOC11443765 gene encoding intracellular protein transport protein USO1, whose product MKKLFFFRSSASSGGSNNSAPPKSTNEQLSWEVFSDSGVNNQAHGKIEDKGFFSKSRKQVADNQSSSAGPNLRRSRSMSSASFQVKDPTRSPTSSIASDPYHQFEHSLGRQTQNSKMRDKPTQSAVSAVKNSQRCEKPASSSSRSHHESSGNSTCSSNVSSMVVDRYIDGEQQLEESRPRSSSQRNGSRHGNPCMNLPPKVQHTTPNSPTNGVKDKPRAHSFRETKVSRLRSSSQDWTDNGYGHESPRTLAKNVIERLSQTCDISKRSSNNFSVDNPITIEDIYARSMNGRYESDFDDAPPKSYSLEEPYRMSNGYHDMDGNCRGLSYDEPEEDLDAELMRRSKEAEDRVILLSKKLEHENFFPDYGYDVTTLIQTIRNLAEEKISLALEVSTHIRSQIADRASAKEELNRVKTELEIRIQRLEKEKNEMQSALEKELDRRSSDWSFKLEKYQSEEQRLRERIRELAEQNVSLQREVSSFSERETESKSVMTHTDQQLKVLTSKAEKMKGEILGLQQNLSELQDRCKIAEENRDCLRRNFEEKEKECKDLHKSVARLQRTCSEQEKTIIGLRDGFSEDLNKNQSVESIDKHIKKMQMELMRLTGIESVLRRELESHKFEEDSLRQENITLLNRLKGDSKECIVATYKLDKELCARICCLQNQGLTMLNESTYLCSKLLELVKENGQIIGNGLAGQFVVESETKIHGLKSGTEGLTRSLQMMPSLLKEKSNLLTIDDDMLAKLNNQSSEEILTIELKAERLVTSLLKEKLYSKELQVEQIQAELATAVRGNDILRSEVQNTYDNLSTASHELKNLELQMLKKDDNINCLQRDLQESTRELSIMRGMLPKVSEERDKLWEKVKQISEENMLLNSEIEVLKEKIATLDTDILIKEGQISMLQEERDKRPCLYGSPDTIFFT is encoded by the exons ATGAAGAAGCTATTCTTTTTCAGATCATCTGCATCTAGCGGTGGAAGCAATAATTCGGCTCCTCCAAAGTCAACTAATGAGCAATTGTCTTGGGAGGTTTTTTCAGATAGTGGAGTGAATAATCAAGCTCATGGCAAAATTGAGGACAAGGGCTTCTTCTCCAAATCTAGAAAGCAAGTTGCTGATAACCAAAGTTCAAGTGCTGGTCCAAACCTTAGAAGGAGCAGGTCAATGTCCTCGGCTTCCTTCCAGGTCAAAGATCCAACTAGATCTCCTACAAGTAGCATTGCTAGTGATCCGTATCATCAATTTGAGCATTCGTTGGG TCGCCAGACTCAAAATTCTAAAATGCGGGACAAGCCAACACAATCTGCAGTGTCTGCTGTCAAAAATTCCCAGAGGTGCGAGAAACCTGCTAGTAGTTCTTCAAGATCCCATCATGAGTCATCTGGGAACTCTACTTGTTCTAGCAACGTTTCAAGCATGGTTGTGGATCGTTACATTGATGGGGAACAACAGCTAGAGGAAAGTAGACCCAGGAGCAGTTCACAGAGGAATGGCAGTAGACATGGAAATCCTTGCATGAATCTTCCACCAAAAGTTCAACATACAACACCTAATTCGCCAACTAATGGAGTCAAAGACAAACCTAGGGCTCATTCATTTAGAGAAACTAAAGTTAGCCGTCTTCGTTCCTCATCCCAAGATTGGACAGACAATGGGTATGGGCATGAATCTCCAAGGACTCTTGCAAAAAATGTCATTGAGAGGCTTTCTCAAACTTGTGATATTTCTAAAAGGAGTTCAAATAATTTTTCTGTTGATAATCCAATCACAATCGAAGATATCTATGCTAGATCAATGAATGGACGATACGAATCTGATTTTGATGATGCTCCACCGAAAAGCTATTCATTGGAAGAACCATATAGAATGTCCAATGGATATCATGACATGGACGGTAATTGCAGGGGTTTAAGCTATGATGAACCTGAAGAGGATCTTGATGCAGAATTAATGAGAAGATCAAAGGAAGCTGAGGACAGAGTTATTCTTCTTTCAAAGAAATTGGAACATGAAAACTTTTTTCCTGACTATGGTTATGACGTGACAACACTGATTCAGACAATCAGAAACCTAGCCGAGGAGAAAATTAGCTTGGCTCTAGAAGTTTCAACCCATATAAGGTCCCAAATTGCTGACAGAGCATCTGCCAAGGAAGAACTTAATCGTGTAAAGACAGAACTGGAGATTCGGATTCAAAgactagaaaaagaaaagaatgagaTGCAGTCAGCATTGGAGAAGGAATTGGACAGGAGGTCAAGTGACTGGTCATTTAAACTTGAGAAGTACCAGTCAGAAGAGCAAAGGCTTCGCGAACGAATTAGAGAGCTTGCTGAACAGAATGTATCACTTCAAAGAGAAGTGTCCTCTTTTAGTGAGAGGGAAACAGAAAGCAAAAGTGTAATGACACATACTGACCAACAGCTCAAGGTGTTGACTAGTAAGGCAGAAAAAATGAAAGGGGAGATTCTGGGTTTGCAGCAAAACCTCTCAGAACTACAAGACAGATGCAAGATAGCTGAAGAAAACAGGGACTGCCTTCGAAGAAATTTTGAAGAGAAGGAGAAGGAGTGCAAAGATTTGCACAAGTCTGTAGCAAGATTACAAAGAACTTGCAGTGAGCAAGAGAAGACAATAATAGGATTACGAGATGGGTTTAGTGAGGACCTTAATAAGAACCAGTCTGTGGAGAGCATCGATAAGCACATCAAGAAAATGCAGATGGAGTTGATGAGGTTAACGGGTATAGAATCAGTCTTGAGAAGGGAGTTGGAATCACACAAGTTTGAGGAGGACTCTCTTCGCCAAGAAAATATAACTCTGTTAAACCGGTTGAAAGGTGATAGCAAAGAATGCATTGTTGCTACTTATAAACTAGACAAAGAACTATGCGCCCGGATCTGCTGCCTTCAGAATCAAGGCCTAACTATGCTAAATGAAAGCACATACTTGTGTTCAAAGTTACTGGAACTCGTTAAAGAGAATGGACAGATTATTGGAAATGGTTTAGCTGGACAATTTGTTGTTGAATCTGAAACCAAAATTCATGGACTCAAAAGTGGAACTGAGGGGTTAACAAGGAGTTTGCAGATGATGCCTTCTTTGTTGaaagaaaagtcaaatttattgACTATAGACGATGATATGTTAGCAAAATTGAATAATCAGTCGTCAGAG GAAATTTTAACAATTGAGCTTAAAGCGGAACGTTTGGTAACAAGTTTATTAAAAGAGAAGTTGTACTCTAAAGAGCTCCAAGTTGAGCAGATACAAGCTGAACTTGCTACAGCAGTAAGGGGAAATGACATACTTAGATCTGAGGTGCAAAACACGTATGACAACCTTTCAACTGCGTCTCACGAGTTGAAGAACCTTGAACTTCAG ATGTTGAAGAAAGATGACAATATAAACTGCCTTCAACGGGATCTTCAAGAGTCTACAAGGGAATTATCAATCATGAGGGGAATGTTGCCAAAAGTGTCAGAGGAGAGAGATAAGTTGTGGGAGAAAGTGAAGCAAATTAGTGAGGAGAATATGCTGTTAAACTCAGAGATCGAAGTGCTAAAGGAGAAAATAGCGACACTTGATACTGATATACTCATTAAGGAAGGTCAAATATCAATGTTGCAAGAGGAGAGAGACAAAAGACCCTGTCTCTATGGGAGTCCGGATACAATTTTTTTCACATAG
- the LOC11446747 gene encoding deaminated glutathione amidase, chloroplastic/cytosolic: MQCNMMRLSSCWVNNNIRINNTNGTSIRRRLRASLSVTTGESTMATNSVRVAAAQMTSITDLASNFSTCSRLVKEAASAGAKLLCFPEAFSFVGAKDGDSVSIAQPLDGPIMDQYCSLARESSIWLSLGGFQEKGSDPRHLFNTHVVVDDTGKIQTTYRKIHLFDVDVPGGRVYKESNFTESGKDIVAVDSPIGRLGLSVCYDLRFPELYQLLRFQHGAQILLVPAAFTKVTGEAHWEILLRARAIENQCYVIAAAQAGTHNDKRESYGDTLIIDPWGTVVGRLPDRLSTGIVVADIDLSLVDSVREKMPIAKQRKPFDFWKAASL, translated from the exons ATGCAATGTAACATGATGCGATTGTCGTCATGTTGGGTGAATAATAATATTAGAATCAATAACACTAACGGTACTTCCATTCGCCGCCGATTACGAGCCTCTCTCTCCGTCACCACCGGCGAGTCAACCATGGCCACTAATTCAGTCCGAGTTGCCGCAGCTCAAATGACATCCATCACCGACCTCGCTTCCAATTTCTCCACCTGCTCTCGTCTTGTGAAA GAAGCTGCATCAGCTGGAGCAAAATTGCTTTGTTTTCCTGAAGCATTCTCTTTTGTGGGTGCTAAGGATGGTGATAGTGTTAGTATTGCTCAACCTTTGGATGGACCTATTATGGACCAATACTGCTCTTTAGCCAG AGAGTCAAGTATTTGGTTGTCACTTGGTGGCTTTCAAGAAAAAGGATCTGATCCTCGACATTTGTTTAATACACATGTTGTTGTAGATGACACTGGGAAAATTCAAACCACTTATAGAAAAATACACCT gTTTGATGTGGATGTTCCTGGTGGAAGGGTATATAAAGAAAGTAATTTTACAGAATCAG GCAAGGATATTGTTGCAGTAGACAGTCCTATTGGGCGTTTGGGCCTTAGTGTTTGCTATGATTTGAGATTTCCTGAGCTTTATCAGTTGTTGCGTTTCCAACATGGAGCACAG ATACTATTGGTGCCTGCAGCATTCACTAAAGTGACTGGTGAAGCACACTGGGAGATTCTTCTTCGTGCTCGTGCAATCGAGAATCAATGCTAT GTCATAGCTGCTGCGCAAGCTGGCACACACAATGACAAAAGAGAAAGTTATGGTGACACATTGATTATCGATCCATGGGGGACCGTTGTTGGTCGCTTACCAG ATCGTTTGTCCACGGGAATTGTGGTAGCTGATATTGATTTATCATTAGTTGATTCAGTAAGAGAGAAGATGCCTATTGCTAAG CAAAGGAAGCCATTTGACTTCTGGAAAGCTGCTTCTCTATAG
- the LOC11425434 gene encoding uncharacterized protein gives MSEQQQNLPKVLQQKGSEADDDKPFSIRRYVLASRHKSIFHSWPFPEKYLQICLNHGLKDILPPFESLKGCSKLLQHSRNDHDTKNLAEFCKTKSVQQHVIKQNQHNIKNECDLLSHGGEGSYKLVTKESSSKHVSNCSDYVKLSGSADHMFNLPSSSIHGRKRLPSLVSSKATKDKCRKRKGRCKKRSMVDILAVARHCTLEEICRINKFCYTTETVTEAYQHQDISKSGARGEDLVRKGHEAAITDIKGKGRLLVKFKLNTCNVNRNIN, from the exons ATGTCAGAGCAACAACAAAACCTACCTAAGGTTCTACAACAAAAGGGTTCTGAAGCAGATGATGATAAACCCTTCTCAATAAG ACGATATGTTCTTGCTTCTCGTCACAAAAGTATCTTTCATAGCTGGCCATTTCCTGAGAAATATCTGCAAATATGTCTGAACCATGGTCTCAAAGATATTTTGCCACCATTTGAATCACTCAAAGGTTGTTCCAAATTGTTGCAACATTCACGAAATGATCATGATACTAAAAACTTAGCTGAGTTTTGCAAAACTAAATCAGTTCAACAACATGTCATTAAGCAGAACCAACACAATATTAAAAATGAGTGTGATTTGTTGTCACATGGAGGAGAAGGATCATACAAATTAGTCACTAAGGAATCTTCTTCAAAACACGTATCTAACTGCAGTGATTATGTCAAATTGTCTGGATCGGCTGATCATATGTTCAACCTTCCAAGTTCATCAATTCATGGTCGCAAAAGGCTTCCATCATTGGTATCATCCAAGGCAACGAAGGATAAATGCAGAAAGCGTAAAGGGAGATGTAAGAAACGATCAATGGTGGATATTTTAGCTGTAGCAAGGCATTGTACTTTAGAGGAGATTTGCAGGATCAACAAGTTTTGTTATACTACTGAAACTGTGACTGAAGCATATCAGCATCAAGATATTTCTAAATCTGGTGCAAGAGGTGAGGATTTAGTTAGAAAAGGTCATGAAGCAGCTATTACTGATATTAAAGGAAAAGGGAGATTGTTGGTCAAGTTCAAGCTCAATACATGTAATGTAAATCGGAATATAAATTGA